Part of the Micropterus dolomieu isolate WLL.071019.BEF.003 ecotype Adirondacks linkage group LG22, ASM2129224v1, whole genome shotgun sequence genome is shown below.
TACGCCTGACCACACCAAGCAGTGATGTTGGGTGTTTTGCACTCTGTAATATAAAGACTACACACAGCACATGTAACCCTGACTCTCTTAACCAAAGTGAAATACAATGAGTAAGTGGACAAACCTGCCTGTTACGttaatgtttctctctctcgaTCACTTTGCGGAGTTAACTGAGCAACACCTCTGTCATTCATAGATTAGCCTTTTCCTCTCAGGCTTTCTTTCTTAATTATTTGTTGAATAGTGCATGAGAAACAACTTCGAACTGCACTATAAAACAACCCGAAGCAGAACTGAAAATAGATGCAGTCTGTCTCTTTGCTGCTTCTTTTTTATGAAAAGAAGGAAATTTTCTCATCCCAATCACTGTTTTCATACATCTTTCTCTACCACAAGTTTTGTCTGTTAACTTTGCTCTTCTCTTCTTACCTGTTGTTGTCGCGCTGTCTAAACTACTAGCCGGTAACCGCCGGTCCCTCGGCTGTGAATCCCCTATTGACGTTGGTAAGAGAAGGGTTTCCTGCATATCACCGCTCTtccactcctctctcattcTGCGCGTTTGTCGCTCCGTCCACTAACGTGCCCTGATCTCTCCTCTCATCatgattgtgtttcatttcACCTGCCGATTAGTCCGGTTTGTCCTACATTGAGATTGCTGTGGATTGTTTGTGTCGTCACTAATGTGTTCCAGAGGTGTTCCAACGCAGCAAATGTTATGGTAACttgctgacacaaacacaggcagctAAAGTGACTGCAGTCTGGTGTCGTAACGCGGATCATCTCACACTAATCCTGctgcattttttccccaaatgagTTCATGGGATGTTGTTGTTTGCTTGATGAAAGCCAGTCTACGTTAGCTTGGATTAGAGCCTAGAACAGGGGTAAGTCCCCAACACATCCCAGATCTTTCTTGTCAAATGAGGCATGATAACCCAAGGTAGCCAATAGCATAACATCAGGCTATTTCTCTGCACACTAGAGACAAATGCATGAAGCATCAGTGTGATTTGATCTGTCGCATTAGTATTCTTCAAGTATATTTAGCATGTTAAAAGAATTGTATTTATTCTAAAGTATTTGATTTTATCTCCAGGGGAGCTGCCAGTCATTTTTGGGGTTTACTCAACATGTATTCACTTCACTTTCACTTCATTTTATTCATAGCTTAAACCAAAGCATTTAGGTTCATGTTAAAGTGAAACGAGCCATATCAAAAGCTTGCAAAGCATTTTGAGGACAATGCATTTGAACTGAAAGTGATGTTGCACCTGCACAGGTGCTGTATcgcctgtgttttttaatggaAATCCTTGGTACATTTCGGGACAATCAAcacaccttttatttttttctcttttctttcaacTACCTCCCTGACTCAGTAGTTCCTTCATTAAGAAAAGCATTGTACACTAACCAGCAACCTGTAACCAGCCCAGTTAACCATGATGCATCACTCTGTGTACAATCTTCCAGGTGACTATGCTGGGTTTCCAGGCTGTGGCCTCCTGCGCCTGCACAGCACTTACCGCCACGACCTGAAAATCTATGCCTCAGATGAAGGCCGGGTGCAGATGACAGCTGCTGCTTTCGCAAAGGTAAGACTGATGTTACTTAAAGCACTTGTgcggtattatgctttttggccttttcccctctcctttattgagttatataccttttttgtgcatgtaataggtttgcaaagtgaaaaagcccaaagtccagcccaaatgcatgtcatataacgctcgccaatcAGCTActccgacacaccctcaaaaacaccggtggaaaaacactgaactgcagcacacaccacctctcccttccaaacactagctaccctccaggcagtcagtggacataaagttgttactgtgatgtagagacagagctcagttaaaacttgaTGGATAAAAGAtatttttgttacagattaataactcaccactctgaaactcttgctccagtctatgttgatAAGCTGGTAaagggaacatatacagctgaaccaaagtcGTGTTTACCGGTTTCTCATTGGCCCGCCCTTCTCtccttctgattggctagtagtccttaaccaggaactgtgcatgtgaaactcccaacaaagatcatttagagaccagatgtatcactccatatctaaaacaaagccttcaacacagagtgaaaagaggagctgcagcaatgtgcagtatgacaagaaatgtgtttaaaaaattttaactatgtaaacctgttctggtacaactcctaaatagggttttgaacctgaaaattagcataataccacctctttatgTGATGAATTAATGAAATATACTGTGACTCCCAATATGGGAATATTACTGTACAGTAGTTATGGCATGCTTACTTTTCTATATGTTCGGATTGGCCTGCATGGAATAGGGTTAGGCAAGAAagttaaacataaaacacacatcatTGGGTTTTCTGGTACAGTACTTTTCATCAATTTGTATAGTggacagtgtttcccctaggatggagttatAGCAGCGGAGgaatttttgtctgaatataaaaccccaacacaacatgtctcagcagtattgcttttgtgtccatgagcatgcgatgcacgTCAGAATAGTTTGGGGCCCCTCCCCCAAGAAAGTTCTACGTTTTCCAATGACAAATCTGTAATTTCACAtcgggccattattttcaccatatagCTGAGCAaagagttggaaaagctagagcagataataaaaaaaCCAACAGCAAAAGATCAGTCaactggggaggaactacaaaCTTTAGATTTGGGAAAAGTTATTTGTttggttatgatgctctccagtgatttaacatttattgcacagcatgttttgaacatcaccccctaaaaccctgttaatatgacctcagaatcgtTATAGATACGATTGttcatgttttgctttttttttgccttttgtgtgcaacatgagaaacctctcttctgaggtgcattttatttgcacattaaaatccaaaaagaaacctctactcattagcttaaaaggactagtttgcatcactaatttgatttactaacctcagctcctccagtcaccaccggcctttcttttcctaacaaccactctttcatctgaaaaataattgaaccagtctgtacaggacagagctgcaggctaacgttacaccAGTTTACTCTCAGATTGTtactgatgttctcaacattggacaagtaggcagtaataaaatacagctaccagttactttctcttgagctaatgttaagttacatagcagccaaaagacgCAGCCTGCTGttgaagctttcctgctcagctcagtctgaaggggaggggggatgttagctaacttagtgctaacaggcttcactttttcagcaggtggggaaacaacagacttttcttggtcttgagaagccgaCACACTGTAACcaacaccgtacatttactgccagaattttttcctccgctcgcattcaccgtcactttctgccgctcggacaatcaaacactcactacgcacctcctgattccTTACAGGAATTACGCTGTTATAACAGcatctgtcacgtagatgtttTGTATAGAACAACGAGAGGAAGCGAGCCAAGTATTGAGTGTTGCCGTGCTCCCACAGggtgcgagtgaaaacatttgtagcgcatagtttaattatcgtgggaaattttagtagcggcggTCATGAtgaatgcatataggggaaacactgcgtCCACTTTTAGATTTGATTTCAACTATCCCACAATCCCCCAATGCTAACAACATCTGACAAACCAGAAATCCTGTAAAACCTGCTGCAATGTGCTGGAATAAGCTGGTAAGACCAAATAATGATGTCCAAGAGCCAATTTCTCATTAGTCAGTACAATGAAGAACTCACCTCCAACTGAATGTCCAGCTCAGCCACAGGACTTGTCAGGGTGCTGAGGTTGGGCAGGACGTGTTCACAGAAGTAGGTTACAAAACGTGTGGAATGGACATTTTTCTACAAGACAGAAGAAAGACACGATTAACTAAAAATTAATGCCAATTAGAATATGCAacaagtattttatttacatatatttttataaaattgtaCATTGATTAGTCGATctactgaaaatattcaactattTTTATAATTCATTGTCTCAGTCCTTTTTCATGCAAATGTAcaacttttctttgtttgatgTAATGGCAAACTATTTTTGTAActaaaaaataactatttttgTAACAGTCGATTCAAAGATGCAACTTTATGCTTTACTGATTAGTGAACTTTATTTGTTGCACAACAGTagcttcatttatttttttgaacgtGATTTGATCAGTGAATTTGGTTGATGTAACCACCAGTTATACTCACAGAGAATAGGGGCAGGGCCTGGCGCGTGCACTGAAGTAGGCGGTCAACAGTATCGGGGTCAGCTGGGTTGAGGGCCTGCTCCAGGAAAGCCTGCTCCACCACCAGCTCGACCAGCTGCTGCCGCCCGTTCACTGTCTGCAGCACCCGCAGGCCTGACACTACACGCATCAACAGCACAAACTCCTCTCCAGTCACGTCCTCCATTACCTGAGTAGGCAGCAAGACTCTTTGTCAACATACTCATGCCAACATCCACCAAATACCCATTGTTTGAGCTCCATCTAACATAGCTTCAATAAACTAGACAtcacctttttttaaatggtaacTAAAACCATGGCCTTTAAATTAGATATATTAAACCAGGAGAGAGTGGTTGATGTACTCACAAATGCAAATCTTAAAAACAAAGAAGTTTCAGACACGCCTACATTGAGAAGTCAGCAAAATTACCAGCCAGAGCCAAAACAATCACCTTTGGCCAACACACCCTGATTCTAGACCACCATATAGTGATGTAAATAACCTTTGTTACATTCAGACTGACAAAGGATCATTCATCTTTGATAAACTCTACACTATATGCGAACCTTCTTTGTCTCTGCAAAGACGTAGTCCTCCACCTCCTTTGTCATGACGTCTTCTGGCAGGGTCTTCAGTTTGGCTGACAGAAACTTGATCGCCCTTTCCCGCACTATGTCCTCTCCCTGCAGGATCTGAGAGAAGAGGCCTCCGAGAGTACCTGGACACCAAATGACAGCAGTAGAGTGGATAGTATCAGTACAAGTCAATAACAACAAAGTCATTGGGATCACAACCCCAATATGCACAATGAATATTACCAATGATGGAATACACAGCAAGCTGACAGATTGATTTCCCATGTTGTCAAAACATATGTTTAAGTAGGTTGAGGAGATTACATAATATTCTGGTCCCCATCCTAAATATTATGAGGGGTCATTcctagggctgcacaattaatctaatcgcaaacTCGTCATGTAGGATTACATATATTttagatttaataaaacagaaaaggtgtgtgagatactcttctgtgtgtgcgctACAGTCTGCTCATCATCGCCACACCACACagggctctcgcatgtgcctctaaaaacagataagcctacatgagaaaaatgttttgtgagCAGTGTGCTAGTTACTTGCAAGACAACAAGCTACCGTACCCCAACTTCACTGCCgtataatggaaaatctgtattacttttaagcccgagaaaattatttacgaagttacatgaatttactaaaacattttattataatacaatcatatttaaacacactatagcttggggagtgtttgtactttgataagataaaatgaatcaaggacgtcagtgtgttgaaaagtggtggagacATAAGTTCAGATTAGGggcgatacacttagctcacatgcactatttacaatattgggttcacgagaacaagataagatgatatttttacactatttgatgaaatattcaatgctgaaatatatttaaatgggggtcccctagaaaattttgagcactaaacacttaatttcctgcattctggagatattttctgcaccaatttgtggtagaattgtctttatttaaataaagtgattcagatttttttagcttaaactttttgaacaatgcacatttgtttcttttatctttaaattataagttttcttattgtgcaaataaacctttctcaaagtatttttatttgttttttataataataataataatccttatttgtagagcacttttcaaaaacaagttacaaagtgctttaacaagtgtaaagaataatacaaaaaaagataagagcatgaaaatttaatNNNNNNNNNNNNNNNNNNNNaaaatgaatcaaggacgtcagtgtgttgaaaagtggtggagacATAAGTTCAGATTAGGggcgatacacttagctcacatgcactatttacaatattgggttcacgagaacaagataagatgatatttttacactatttgatgaaatattcaatgctgaaatatatttaaatgggggtcccctagaaaattttgagcactaaacacttaatttcctgcattctggagatattttctgcaccaatttgtggtagaattgtctttatttaaataaagtgattcagatttttttagcttaaactttttgaacaatgcacatttgtttcttttatctttaaattataagttttcttattgtgcaaataaacctttctcaaagtatttttatttgttttttcaatatttcatcTAAAGACTGCTTGAAATATTTATctagtattggcttgaaagcagcggggatAAGGAGTTGGGGTCCGGTTTATTTTTCCCCNNNNNNNNNNNNNNNNNNNNttacagacacgcaaaacttcctatttgacaggtaggatgaaaaccattctagagcagtaccagagatccccacccagtgcctcagtctgtctaacatgatgttgtgatcagtggtgtcaaaagcagcgctaaggtccaggagtaccaggactgagcacataccttcatcagcagacattaaaaggtcattggtgactttaagcagggcagtctcagtgctgtggctttttcaatatttcatcTAAAGACTGCTTGAAATATTTATctagtattggcttgaaagcagcggggatAAGGAGTTGGGGTCCGGTTTATTTTTCCCCTCGTTGCCGTGATCGGCGCATCTGGGTGACTCAAGTTTGATGTGCGTTAGtttgatgtttccattcacacttgcccattctgagACGTCAAGCTAACGTTATTAGCACATCagagacttttctttttttaacctaaCTGACTGATTCGCGCAGAGCTGAATGCCAGAGCTCGTGCACCGGGAACACTTCACAGTACAGAGCATAAAGCTGAACACAGatgtaaacagtaacgttacctgtactgccgtatAACATCAGAGTCGCACCAAATGGAGTATATTATGAAGTCTCacacaaagtatttatttatgacattacaacattatttacatcctacgaaaggacaagaaaatatTTAGGACCTTGGTAAAGGAAAATTAATACTTTGGTAATGAAATATAagacttttaaggccttatttttggaatatgaaatttaaaactttaatacttttaagaccccgcgggtaCCCtgattaacaaattagagagcAATATTACAGccttttgcttgcacaaggattcaattttaaaaaacaacccacaaaatgAAAAGCTATAGCTGCTGGTTTTAATACTCAaaaagtggtaaaaaaaaaaaaaataagtatactattatatgaaattctaACTCATTCAGATCTACTGGCTGTGGTGGATGAATGAGGATGCAGGGGCAATTCACCCAGGTATCTGTATAAAAGAATGTCCAGTGGACAGCCACTTAAAATAGGCCCAATAACATCCTGTGTTTCACATGGCCAGTCACACAGacgtaaataaaaacacaacaccagTAACAACTAACCCTCAACAAGGACAAAGAAATCTCCCTCTGGGATAAACCTCTCAATACCCTCCTTTTCTCAGTGTCCTCTTCCAGCAAAGCTCTGAACTTGGCTGAATAATTAAAAAGCATCCAAGGGCATAATTTGGCTGAAGAGTAGGGGGAAGCAACACTTACCCTTAGCATCCATCTTGAAGATAGAAACAAGTGCTGCATTCACTTGGTTGAACTCTGCTGTATCATCTGAAAGTGAAAAGATTTGATTCTTCAGTAGTCATTCTTAAATCAGCAAATCTGATATCCAGGCAATTATACtgactgaaaaacaaattacaacattaacaatggaCCATAGCTGTGGTTGAAGTAAACACTAGTAAACCACCCCTGTCtgtttgtaaaaacaaattcaggACCTCAAAAGGATATTAAAGTCTTAAGTGGTCAACTTGAGGCAACAAATACCTGTCTGAAGGAGCTGGGTGAGAATATCTGCAACTCTGAGGATGTTCTCGCCAGTTGCAAACCGTGGGAGCTCCTTGATTGCCTGTCGTCGAATCTGGACAAAGAcaagtgcacatacacacacagggagttATTAGAATGGAATAAAAATGACCATTGTGAAACTATACAGTCAACGGAGGGTGAGTGAGCTTTGTCAGTGAACAAGACAAAGTCTGTACCTGCCACAGAGACCATAAGGCACCCTTGCACACCTGTGTCCTTTAATACTCACCGACACATCCTCATCTTCACAGAGATCAAGCTGAGCATTAATGGCTGCATCGGCCAGTTCCGGAAAGCTGCTGAAGAACTTGGGAATAAACTGCGCAGCCAGGCGCTTCTCCTTAGGGCCACCCTTCACACCATCCAAGATTACTTGGTAGGCATCTTTGTGCTGCAGAGTAAGAAAGATTACAATAATAAAGATGTGCAAGATATAACAGCAGCATCAAGTTATTATTCTTGCTGAACCACACATTACATAATATGGTGTGGGTTCCAGATTGAAAGTGACTTTGGTTCAATGCTCACTGGGACAGCTGTAAATTTTAACAGTGCCTGAACACTGAGTGTACCTGGGTATTACAGGCATGTTTACTACAGTAACGTGGgaattagggctggacgatatggggaaaaaaatgttatcacgataaaaagtttcatctctttcgataattatcacaataaatatcaaatcattatttgttTCAAGTTTAAAGGATGATTTTTGCTCATCAGTGAAAGTTGAAGGGACCTGATGGTTAaatcttctttatggtcaaaccttgaggccaaacagttgttcacaaatctgaggtagaacattcaaaacaattatgataaaatctttgtcaacaaatatgcatgagtaaattACGTAAAAGCTTTTAtcagtcctttttcctaaacaaaataaaaatcttaattaaaaaaaaaaaaaaaaaagtcctaattagtgtatgattcaagtgaataaaatcaaacatttattgaacatttgttatattgttattgaaaaaaaaaattatattgcgataattagttattgttttattgtccagccctagtggGAATGCCTTGAAACTAGCCACTTTGAGGTCACAATGAGGACActcaattttttttaacaaataaacattattttttaataaagggGAGTACTCCTTagactgtgaaaacagttgcgTTATGTCCTATTGTGGTCCGTTTATTTAGTAACGTTAGAATATATCGCAAAAGGACAACGGAGAAGGTGTTTGAAAGTTTCCGATTGACAAAGActattttcacatttatgtcAGTTACATAATACATCTATTCAATTGGCATGTGTTATGTGGCTTACATTTCAGGAACAACAGACAAGCATCAATACAATAAGAGATCTCCAAGTAACAATAGATAATAGTAAGAAGAGCTATTACTAGCGCGTGAGGTAAATACCTCGGGAATAAAGTAATTTAGGAGttcaaataaacaattaaagcGATGTGCACGTGATATAGGGTATACCTCCACTTACAAAACTCTGCAGGTTCACTAACCTGTAAACGTCAAGTATGTGCGATGAATTAAACTCATATTTGaggtaaagtaaattatttttccaaatgtgaAGCAAAGCTCCAAAAGCTTCCAGAGAAACATTATCTTAAATGAgaagtaacgttaacgttactgcGGTAGATTTGAGTTCACAACCTAGCTAGGCTTAATCTAGTTGCCCTGATTTTAGTTTGAAAGATAATGGGTTTAAATAGTAAGTTTATAACCGGCTGGTTTACTTGAAAGTAATAA
Proteins encoded:
- the LOC123961976 gene encoding apoptosis inhibitor 5-like codes for the protein MAVTIEDLYRSYGILADAKDNLSQHKDAYQVILDGVKGGPKEKRLAAQFIPKFFSSFPELADAAINAQLDLCEDEDVSIRRQAIKELPRFATGENILRVADILTQLLQTDDTAEFNQVNAALVSIFKMDAKGTLGGLFSQILQGEDIVRERAIKFLSAKLKTLPEDVMTKEVEDYVFAETKKVMEDVTGEEFVLLMRVVSGLRVLQTVNGRQQLVELVVEQAFLEQALNPADPDTVDRLLQCTRQALPLFSKNVHSTRFVTYFCEHVLPNLSTLTSPVAELDIQLEVSSSLY